In Nevskiales bacterium, the genomic window TGCCGCAGCATCCCGAGAGCGTGCCGATCAACAACCTGGTGCAAGTGCCGGGCACGCCACTGAACGGCGCGGAAAGGCTCGACCCCTTCGACTTCGTGCGCACGATCGCCGTGGCGCGCATCCTGATGCCGGCCTCGCACGTGCGCCTGTCGGCCGGGCGCCAGCAGATGAGCGACGAGCTGCAGGCGCTGTGCTTCTTCGCCGGCGCCAACTCGATCTTCTATGGCGAAAAGCTGCTGACCACCGGCAATCCCGACCACCTGCGCGACCAGCAGCTGTTCGCGCGCCTCGGCCTGCGGGCCGACCGCGAGCCCGCGGATGAGGCCGCGCCGCCAGGCTGCGGCGGGGCCGCATGCGCCCGGAACCGGCCCGCCGCCTGACGCCTGCGCCGGACAGCGCGCTCACGCGTTTCCTGCGCGCGCAGCTGGAGGCCGTGCACGCGCGCAAGCTGTTCCGCCGGCGCCGCATGGTGAGCGGCGCGCACGCGGTGCAACTGCGTGCGGACGGGCAGACCTGCGTCAATTTCTGCAGCA contains:
- a CDS encoding 8-amino-7-oxononanoate synthase, with the protein product MRPEPARRLTPAPDSALTRFLRAQLEAVHARKLFRRRRMVSGAHAVQLRADGQTCVNFCS